GCCTTCTTCGGCTGAGTAATGATTGGCGTAATGAGGTGAGGAATCCCCTCATATGGAGTCAGCTCGACCATCTTCGGGTCCACCAGAATCAGGCGGACATCCTCCGGGGTCGCACGAGTCAGCAGTGACACCAACATCGAGTTTACGAATGCGGACTTACCCGAACCGGTCGAACCGGCAACGAGAAGGTGCGGCATTTTCTGGATGGAGTGCGAGATAAACTCGCCCTCAATATCCTTACCGAGACCAATCAGCATCGGGTCATCGTTCGCAACGGTCTTGGGCGCGTTGAGTACGTCGGCAAGCCGAACCATCTCACGGTCGTTGTTCGGCACCTCGATACCAACGGCCGACTTCCCCGGAATCGGAGTCAGTAAGCGGACATTGTCGGTCGCTACCGCGTAGGCAATGTTGGACTGCAGGTTCGTGATCTTCGAGACCTTCACGCCCGGGCCAAGCTCGACCTCGTAGCGAGTCACCGTCGGACCGCGAGAGAAACCAGTCACCGCAGCATCGACCTTGAATTCTGCGAATACTTCAGTAATCGCCTCGATCATGCGGTCGTTCGTCGCCGTACGTGTCTTGGGACGCTCACCTGGAATCAACAAGTTAGTCGATGGCAGGTGATAGTCAGATTCCGGCGTGCGTGCCGACGAACCGGAAGTACCCTCGGCATCCTTTTCCAATTCAGACTTCGGAGTTGTGGCCGGAATCTTAGAGGCATCGATACCAGAACGAGCAGCAATGGCATCCATTGTGCGGCGGGTAGCCTCAGACACTGCATCCCGCGAATCATCGACAGACGACTCGCCCTGCGGCGCGCTCGCCGGCTCTACGACCTCAGGTTGAACAGCGGGCTGTTTCGGAGCTCGGGAATCGGAAACACAATTCCGTTCGCTGTTACTAGCTGCAGCAGCCTCCTGCGTCGGGTACTCGGAGTACTCGTCATAATCCTCGTCGACAGCGTGGTAGTTCGTGCCCCCGACAGCTGGAATAGTCGATTCTGTCTCAGCGGTGTCGCGATGTACTGCATCCGACTGAGTTTCCTCCACGTACTCAGCTGCCGGAAACGCCGGCTCCACTGGGGAAACTCGATTGGAGTGCGGTGCCCCATTCCGGACATCGAACACTGTGGTCTTTGCCGAGTCGTAGTCGACATCCTCAACCTGACGGGCACGTCGCGGAGCCTGTCGGTTCCTCTGCGGCTCTTCGTTCAAAAGATCGTAGAGGTTACCGTCAGTATCCGGTTCGTCGTAAGGCGCGGGTTCGGGTGCGGACATACGGCTATCCGCGCCACGACGAGGCGCTCGGTAAGCAGAGCGATCGGTCGAACGAGACGAGGAATGTTGCGTGCGGCTGCTGTGGCTTGGGCGACGCTCAATTAGCTGCGTCGGCTGGTCAAAGTCCTCATCGGCATATGCGGTATCGGAATCCCAGCTCGCACGACGTTCCAGCATGTCATCGACATTGCCGTAAGGATCGTCCGATTCCGCCTCGTCGCCGGCACGACGCGAAGACCATTCGGAAAAATTGAAGTATTCCTTAGTGGCATCGATAAGCTGGCGCACCGTCGCGCCAGAGAGCACCAGAGCGCCGTAAAAAACGATACCCAGCAACAAAACCACGGCGACCCACGAGGTAAACCCGGCTGCTAGCGGCGAACCGATATAGCCACCAATTGCGCCACCGGCTGCACGTCGCCCCTGCCAGTCCGCAGGACGACCCGAGCCGATATGCACAATTGCGAGCAGCCCCACCACGATCAGCGAAGCTCCAGTGATGGTAGGTGTCAGACGTTCACGGCGTGGCATAGCATCCAGCATCATTAATACGGAAACAACACCGAGCAGCACCGGAAGTACAAAAGCGCCGATACCAATGAGCGTGCGCACTGCCGTTTCAATGAACTCCCCCACTGGCCCTGCCAGGTGGAACCATGTCGAGCCAGCGAGCACAATCGCCAACGCCAGCACGAGTAGTGCGAGGCCATCCTTCGATCCCGGATCGCCACCCTCATCGAAGTCTGCGTCGAACTCGTCAGCTGGCACGGAGGCCTGTGCCGGCGGTTCAATTACATCGTCATAGCCGCTAGCAGCTTTACGACGCTTCCTACGGGGCTTCGTCGAAAAATCGGCGTCACTTTCGCGCCGCGACATATTCTCCTCTTCATCTCGCTTATTTTTGCGACCGCCTACCCGACGGGCAAGACCGGCCACGCCGCGGGCAGTTTCAGTCCAGGCGCTGGCCAAGCTATTGCCCACGAACGACATGGCGCTAGGAGTGCGCTCGAATTCCTCCGTGGCACTGTGCACGGGGTATCGCCGCGTGGCATCTGTCTCCGCAGAGCGGGAAGATCCACGACGATTGTCAGTTCTGGTTCGGCTGGTCGCAGACATGACCATTACCTTACAGCTAACACCGGATCGTTTTCACATTAGTCACACGCATGTCATTGTTTAACAGGTGGGCTGCCACGACCGTCCAGAACTGAGAACGCGATCTTAAAGGCTGTTGCGCTTGATGCCCGATTCGTCGCCGTCGATGGTGACGCGTACCTCGTCACGGCCATAGAGCCACAACACCAGTTCCCCGACGCTACCGCGGACAGTCACAACCGGAGCACCTTTAGCGCTGTTGTCGATTAGGGTCACCGCAACCCCGTCGTCGCGCATTAGCACCACGGTCGAGGTCGACCCGCGCAACATCATACGGCCGGCAGTAGTGACCAGGCGCCACAGGTCTGAAACTCCGGAGGGTGGTAGCTGACGAACGGTCCAACCTTCCTGGGCACGACGGACATCCTCGTGGTGAACGAAGTTCTCCGCAGTGTTGACGTAGCGGTCTGCCCAGTTCATTGGATTCCATCGCGGAGCACCACTGCCCCACTTCCCCACCACTTCGACGTAGGGCATTCGATTGACCTCAGCGGTAACAGCATCGAGGCGTTCCGAAAGCGCCTTGACGAACATCCCGCCAGCGGCATCCAGACGGTTTTCGCGAATGTAAAGGTGGTTGGCCAAATCCCGGGTTGTCCAGCCCTCGCACAAGGTCGGTGCGTCGGGACCGACGCTGAGCAGTAGATTAGCTAGGTCTTCACGTTCCCGTTCAGCAAAAGTCATAGCTCCAGACTAGACCAGGCACGGAGAAGCCCGCATCCACACGGCTTTAGGTGGATGCGGGCTCTTACGCTAAAAGACCCTCTAGAAACTTAGATGCTTTCGCGCGACTCCTTGATTTCCTCATCGGTGACCTCTTCGGCTGCCTCTGAGGACATCGGCACGATGGTCGGAACAACCATCGGGCTGCGACGCCATTTCTGGTTAATGACGCGCTCGGTGCGGCGACGAACTTCCTGAGCCATACGGTATGGATTGTTCTCGCCACTGCCAGCCAGGTCAAAGAGAGTATCGTCAACTACCTGCTCGACGGTTGCGAGCACTTCCTTGGCGTCGTCCGAGTAACCGCGAGCCTGAGCCCGTGGCTTCTCCAACGGACGACCAGTGCGGTTATCAATGACGGCTGTGACGGTGATAAGACCACCTTCACGCATTTCAGCACGGTCTGCCAGCACGTCAGCGTCGACGTCACCCATGGTGACGCCATCAACGTAGAGGTTACCAACCGGAACCTGGCCAACTACACGAGCGCGGCCGTCAACGAGGTCGACAACCACACCGTTCTGAGCGAGGACAACGTTTTCTGGCTTCACACCAGTGGACACAGCCAGTTCCTT
The nucleotide sequence above comes from Corynebacterium amycolatum. Encoded proteins:
- a CDS encoding TIGR03085 family metal-binding protein, whose amino-acid sequence is MTFAEREREDLANLLLSVGPDAPTLCEGWTTRDLANHLYIRENRLDAAGGMFVKALSERLDAVTAEVNRMPYVEVVGKWGSGAPRWNPMNWADRYVNTAENFVHHEDVRRAQEGWTVRQLPPSGVSDLWRLVTTAGRMMLRGSTSTVVLMRDDGVAVTLIDNSAKGAPVVTVRGSVGELVLWLYGRDEVRVTIDGDESGIKRNSL